Proteins co-encoded in one Arachis hypogaea cultivar Tifrunner chromosome 13, arahy.Tifrunner.gnm2.J5K5, whole genome shotgun sequence genomic window:
- the LOC112737747 gene encoding transcription factor TCP3, with protein sequence MGMRSNSNKGGEIIQVEGGHIVRSTGRKDRHSKVYTAKGPRDRRVRLSAHTAIEFYDVQDRLGYDRPSKAVDWLIKKAQPSIDKLAELPPWHPPLSAAPPHQDQEEEEEEVEENHQHNNDIIHQQFLQIQQQQQQNLETDPIAFFPTSSATPSMNFQNYPHQMISRTANNNVNPITEDLGLSLHPFQQAPSNQHQGTLFGAGSSNNVGFESQYQKIVAWNNEAATMDINRVGFMVNPQQNHHHPFLGQSVSGSLQSSFPPPSLRSWGEIQMNPNSSEQQHSRPQQLIHHASIFGSRFVSDGLAAGFCIPARIQGDQENHHGVASNTTPSSASPHSHH encoded by the coding sequence ATGGGGATGAGGAGCAATAGTAATAAAGGAGGAGAAATTATTCAAGTTGAAGGGGGCCACATTGTGAGGTCCACAGGGAGAAAAGACCGCCACAGCAAGGTCTACACCGCCAAAGGACCACGCGATAGAAGGGTCAGGCTATCCGCCCACACCGCCATCGAATTCTACGACGTTCAGGACCGTCTCGGCTACGACCGCCCCAGCAAAGCCGTCGATTGGCTCATCAAGAAAGCTCAGCCCTCCATCGACAAGCTAGCCGAGCTTCCTCCCTGGCACCCACCCCTCTCAGCCGCCCCGCCGCACCaggatcaagaagaagaagaggaggaggtggAGGAGAATCATCAACATAATAATGATATTATTCATCAGCAATTCCTTCAGATTCAGCAACAGCAGCAACAAAACCTTGAAACTGACCCCATAGCTTTCTTCCCTACAAGCTCAGCTACTCCCTCTATGAATTTCCAAAACTACCCTCACCAGATGATTTCAAGAACCGCCAACAACAACGTTAACCCCATTACGGAAGATCTTGGACTTTCACTCCACCCGTTTCAACAAGCACCTTCGAATCAACATCAAGGTACTCTCTTTGGTGCTGGATCCAGTAACAACGTCGGATTTGAGAGCCAGTATCAGAAGATTGTAGCTTGGAACAACGAAGCTGCTACCATGGATATCAACAGGGTAGGGTTCATGGTGAACCCGCAGCAGAATCATCATCATCCATTTCTAGGCCAAAGTGTGAGTGGGTCCCTTCAGTCAAGTTTTCCACCACCATCACTTAGATCTTGGGGTGAAATTCAGATGAACCCAAACTCCTCGGAACAACAACACAGCAGGCCACAACAACTGATTCACCATGCTTCCATATTTGGAAGCAGATTTGTTTCTGATGGATTAGCAGCAGGGTTTTGCATTCCAGCTAGAATTCAAGGCGACCAAGAGAACCATCATGGAGTTGCTTCTAACACCACTCCATCTTCTGCTTCTCCTCATTCTCACCACTGA